One Polaribacter sp. SA4-12 genomic window carries:
- a CDS encoding adenylyltransferase/cytidyltransferase family protein, protein MKIGITFSAFDLLHAGHITMLEDAKRQCDYLICALQTDPTLDRPEKNRPVQSVVERYIQLKGCKFVDEIVPYATEQDLEDVLRSFKVDVRIIGDEYASKQFTGRQYCEEKGIDLYFNKREHRFSSSGLRKEVQEKENLKKVKK, encoded by the coding sequence ATGAAAATAGGAATTACTTTTAGTGCTTTTGATTTATTGCATGCAGGTCATATAACGATGTTAGAAGATGCAAAGCGTCAATGTGATTATTTAATTTGTGCTTTACAAACGGATCCAACTTTAGATAGACCAGAAAAGAATAGACCAGTTCAATCTGTAGTTGAAAGGTACATTCAATTAAAGGGGTGTAAATTTGTAGATGAAATTGTTCCTTACGCTACAGAACAAGATTTAGAAGATGTTTTACGTTCTTTTAAGGTTGATGTAAGAATTATTGGAGATGAGTATGCTAGTAAGCAATTTACAGGAAGACAATATTGTGAAGAAAAAGGTATCGATTTATATTTTAATAAAAGAGAACATCGTTTTTCTAGCAGTGGGTTAAGAAAAGAAGTTCAAGAAAAAGAAAATCTAAAAAAAGTTAAAAAATAA
- a CDS encoding energy transducer TonB, which produces MSVLDTKHKRKSAIITAIILMLLLFGIFNYGMQYLDPPKEYGLAINFGNSEVGSGEPVQKTKKISTPKIVEQQEIVKEEVKETPKEIIKEEIITDDTSKDVPVVEKVKEVKKEPVKEVVKEIVKKEIPKPKPKPSKETQDALNNLLNGNSSDGKPKGKGDDKEVGVKGKENGDPDSNKYYGNTGSGSGGNYNLAGRKALSKPKEQPDCQEEGTVVVEIRVDRNGKVIYAKAGVQGTTNSNPCLLKPAKQAALKTKWSASNKAPVNQVGTIIYKFSLSK; this is translated from the coding sequence ATGTCAGTTTTAGATACCAAACATAAACGTAAATCGGCTATTATTACAGCGATTATCTTGATGCTTTTACTCTTCGGGATTTTCAATTATGGAATGCAATATTTAGATCCACCAAAAGAATATGGTTTGGCAATCAACTTTGGAAATTCAGAAGTAGGTAGTGGGGAACCTGTTCAAAAAACTAAGAAAATTTCTACACCAAAAATTGTAGAGCAACAAGAAATCGTTAAAGAAGAAGTAAAAGAAACTCCGAAAGAAATTATTAAAGAAGAAATTATAACAGATGATACCTCTAAAGATGTACCTGTTGTAGAAAAAGTAAAAGAGGTAAAAAAAGAACCCGTTAAAGAGGTTGTAAAAGAAATTGTTAAAAAAGAAATTCCAAAGCCAAAGCCAAAACCATCAAAAGAAACTCAAGATGCTTTAAATAATTTATTAAACGGAAATTCATCCGACGGAAAACCAAAAGGGAAAGGAGATGATAAAGAAGTTGGAGTAAAGGGAAAAGAAAATGGTGATCCTGATTCTAATAAGTATTATGGAAATACAGGAAGTGGTTCTGGAGGTAATTACAATTTAGCGGGTAGAAAAGCACTTTCAAAACCGAAAGAACAACCAGATTGTCAAGAAGAAGGAACGGTTGTTGTAGAGATTCGGGTTGATAGAAATGGAAAAGTTATCTATGCGAAAGCAGGTGTTCAAGGAACGACGAATTCAAACCCTTGTTTATTAAAACCAGCTAAACAAGCTGCTTTAAAAACGAAATGGAGTGCGAGTAATAAAGCGCCCGTAAACCAAGTAGGTACTATTATTTATAAGTTTTCTCTATCTAAATAG
- a CDS encoding ExbD/TolR family protein, which yields MNLRGRNKVDPTFNMSSMTDIVFLLLIFFMLTSTLVTVSAIDVLLPKAGGKTENNKSVAVTITDKSLFYIDKTKVSSSKLESEILRSVGTDKKKTIIIRGHKDAPYKNVMKVIDIANKNKLKMILAVKGK from the coding sequence ATGAATTTACGCGGAAGAAATAAAGTAGATCCAACATTCAATATGTCATCTATGACAGATATTGTTTTTTTATTGTTGATATTTTTTATGCTAACATCAACTTTGGTTACAGTAAGTGCTATTGATGTTCTGTTACCAAAAGCAGGAGGGAAAACAGAAAACAATAAATCTGTAGCTGTAACAATTACTGATAAATCATTATTTTATATTGATAAAACTAAAGTGAGTTCATCAAAATTAGAAAGTGAAATTTTAAGAAGTGTTGGTACAGATAAAAAGAAAACGATTATAATTAGAGGTCATAAAGACGCTCCTTATAAAAATGTGATGAAAGTAATTGACATCGCTAATAAGAATAAATTAAAAATGATTTTAGCTGTAAAAGGCAAATAG
- a CDS encoding adenylyltransferase/cytidyltransferase family protein yields the protein MKKRAIIVSGYFNPIHKGHLEYFNSAKALADELFVIVNSDLQRGLKGSKEFQKEDERLFIVQNIKAVDKAIISVDKDRTVCESIRTIFETYGDEYQLGFANGGDQDNNSIPEAPICNELKIELIDGLGDKIQSSSWLLNKK from the coding sequence ATGAAAAAACGAGCAATTATTGTTTCAGGATACTTTAATCCAATTCATAAAGGACATTTAGAATACTTTAATAGTGCAAAGGCTTTAGCGGATGAGTTGTTTGTAATTGTTAATAGTGATTTACAAAGAGGGCTTAAAGGTTCTAAAGAATTTCAAAAAGAAGATGAACGATTATTTATAGTGCAGAATATTAAAGCTGTAGATAAAGCTATTATTTCTGTAGACAAGGATAGAACTGTTTGTGAATCTATTCGTACTATTTTTGAAACTTATGGAGATGAATACCAATTAGGTTTTGCAAATGGAGGAGATCAAGATAATAATTCTATTCCTGAAGCGCCAATTTGTAATGAACTGAAAATTGAATTAATAGATGGTTTAGGTGATAAAATACAATCATCATCTTGGTTGTTAAATAAAAAATAA
- a CDS encoding bifunctional folylpolyglutamate synthase/dihydrofolate synthase, translating to MTYKETLDWMFAQLPMYQREGKTAFKKDLTNILAFTEELSFPERKFKSIHVGGTNGKGSTSHMLASILQEAGYKVGLYTSPHLKNFTERIRVNGNEIPKRKVSSFIKKHKGFLEKQKLSFFEMTVGLAFDYFANEKVDIAIIEVGLGGRLDSTNIIIPEVSVITNIGLDHTQFLGETLPEIAFEKAGIIKKNIPVIIGEEQKEVKSVFVAKAEEKQSPIYFASVDNENYKTDLLGDYQKKNSKTAIASIKKLNGFSVSEENIRKGLLNVVKNTNLKGRWLILQENPKVICDTAHNKEGLSIVLNQLEKESFKKIHFVLGVVSDKKLEEVLPLFPKEGQYYFCKPNIPRGMSEVILQEKAKEYDLIGENYLSVKKAFKTALLDANQEDIIYVGGSTFVVAEII from the coding sequence ATGACATATAAAGAAACATTAGATTGGATGTTTGCGCAATTGCCAATGTATCAAAGAGAAGGTAAAACTGCTTTCAAAAAAGATTTAACAAATATTTTAGCTTTTACGGAGGAATTGAGTTTTCCTGAGAGAAAGTTTAAATCAATTCATGTTGGAGGAACAAATGGAAAAGGTTCTACATCTCACATGTTGGCTTCTATTTTACAAGAAGCAGGTTATAAAGTGGGGTTGTATACATCACCACATTTAAAAAACTTTACAGAAAGAATTCGTGTTAATGGTAATGAAATTCCAAAACGGAAAGTTTCATCATTTATTAAAAAGCATAAAGGTTTTTTAGAAAAACAAAAACTATCCTTTTTTGAAATGACTGTTGGGTTGGCTTTTGATTATTTTGCGAATGAAAAAGTAGACATAGCCATCATTGAAGTCGGTTTAGGAGGAAGGTTAGATTCTACGAACATAATTATTCCAGAAGTTTCTGTAATAACTAATATAGGTTTAGATCATACGCAGTTTTTAGGAGAAACCTTACCGGAAATAGCATTTGAAAAAGCAGGAATTATCAAAAAGAATATACCTGTTATTATTGGGGAAGAGCAAAAAGAAGTAAAAAGTGTCTTTGTCGCTAAAGCGGAAGAGAAACAATCTCCAATTTATTTTGCTTCAGTTGATAATGAAAACTACAAAACAGATTTGTTAGGCGATTATCAAAAGAAAAATTCAAAAACAGCTATTGCTTCAATCAAAAAGTTAAATGGGTTTTCTGTTTCTGAAGAAAATATTAGAAAAGGTTTATTAAATGTAGTGAAGAATACAAACCTTAAGGGGCGATGGCTGATTTTACAGGAAAATCCAAAAGTAATTTGTGATACAGCTCATAATAAGGAAGGTTTAAGTATTGTGTTAAATCAATTAGAAAAAGAATCGTTTAAAAAGATACATTTTGTTTTAGGTGTTGTTTCTGATAAGAAATTAGAGGAGGTTTTACCGCTTTTTCCAAAAGAAGGGCAGTACTATTTTTGCAAGCCAAACATCCCAAGAGGGATGTCTGAGGTGATTTTACAAGAAAAAGCAAAAGAATATGATTTAATTGGAGAGAATTATTTGTCAGTTAAAAAAGCTTTCAAAACAGCGTTACTTGATGCAAATCAGGAAGATATAATTTATGTTGGTGGAAGTACTTTTGTTGTTGCTGAAATTATTTAA